From the Oleiphilus messinensis genome, one window contains:
- a CDS encoding SEL1-like repeat protein — protein MVIKRIGIVCVLALLVSGCAITQSGKGFDLVDDNKYAEALPFLEAAAKQEGSKSAAVMASFLYLSDYQIPRDIAKAQEYYELSQSLDYARWDQYLDYFMPLAKARILIYDEDHGNDVEGTNILRGERYSEYSPALSLLAKSYAFGKGVGKNTKIAKLLFERAVDHDRYVYSAHYYAWMLAVHPDQEFRDGVRALTLIQEVLDDDEEADKATTLDTLAAIHAENGNFELAVQTQKKAIENLINESKEYPQFLVWESWLQCRLKSYEQKVPYHYASDAMPFKGATGSEPCVWE, from the coding sequence GTGGTCATCAAAAGAATAGGGATTGTTTGTGTATTGGCACTGTTGGTTTCCGGGTGCGCTATCACGCAAAGTGGAAAAGGTTTCGACCTTGTTGATGACAACAAATATGCTGAAGCGCTTCCTTTTTTGGAAGCCGCTGCAAAGCAGGAAGGTAGTAAGTCTGCCGCTGTGATGGCCAGTTTTCTGTATCTCTCCGATTATCAAATACCCCGCGATATTGCTAAAGCCCAAGAATATTATGAATTGTCGCAAAGTCTGGATTATGCGCGCTGGGATCAATATCTGGATTACTTCATGCCTTTGGCCAAAGCCAGAATCTTAATCTACGACGAAGATCATGGAAATGATGTAGAAGGAACAAATATTCTTAGGGGGGAACGCTACTCGGAGTATTCACCGGCTTTAAGTTTGTTAGCTAAATCGTACGCCTTTGGTAAAGGTGTGGGTAAGAATACAAAAATCGCCAAGCTTCTCTTTGAGCGAGCGGTCGATCATGATCGCTATGTTTATTCGGCACATTATTATGCCTGGATGTTAGCAGTGCATCCTGATCAGGAATTTCGAGATGGAGTACGCGCATTAACGCTTATTCAGGAAGTTTTGGACGACGATGAAGAAGCCGATAAAGCGACGACATTGGATACCCTCGCCGCTATCCATGCAGAGAACGGTAATTTTGAGTTAGCCGTCCAAACCCAGAAAAAGGCCATCGAGAATCTCATCAACGAAAGCAAAGAGTATCCGCAATTTCTGGTTTGGGAAAGCTGGCTCCAATGCCGGCTCAAAAGTTATGAGCAAAAAGTACCTTACCACTACGCGTCAGATGCAATGCCATTCAAGGGGGCAACCGGAAGCGAACCTTGTGTTTGGGAGTGA
- a CDS encoding DUF1835 domain-containing protein — MNIPFRLNLEQQKKRAKELLKSFKSDQAEAVARFAQQHPKLVYQELQLVDFVPTLADAQLVVARELGCKTWVQLRNHIALMESLRGKISRVKVVQDEPSSCLHIRCGSDIEQSIIAAGFKGSFLEFSDPMCVGPVDYEYDCERRARFLAESYGGKLNRGFSEILTGLTKAYTALRESAAKFDNIVLWFEHDTYDQFILIFLLSQYHRYGLPKYLWLVTTNTFPGSVRFQGLGQLPPEGLRVLWQGRQLITAHHCQEADQHWQAFANPNREVFHQYVHTLSTCLLPYFKTAALRQTQEQPIQPNELPLTQQITIDLLSTTTPQRAGWLFRTLTEQKEPLPFLGDLMYWHILQQMREKGLIRFVDEPEHWPDTLVALS; from the coding sequence ATGAATATTCCATTCCGGCTCAATCTCGAGCAGCAGAAAAAACGAGCCAAAGAATTACTCAAAAGCTTCAAAAGTGATCAGGCTGAGGCCGTAGCGCGTTTTGCTCAGCAGCATCCAAAATTGGTTTACCAGGAACTTCAATTGGTTGATTTCGTGCCAACGCTGGCGGATGCCCAGTTGGTGGTTGCACGCGAACTTGGTTGTAAAACGTGGGTTCAGTTACGCAATCACATAGCACTTATGGAATCGTTGCGGGGTAAAATAAGCCGGGTGAAAGTGGTTCAGGATGAACCCTCAAGTTGTCTGCATATCCGCTGTGGCTCTGATATCGAACAATCTATCATCGCGGCGGGATTCAAAGGTTCATTTCTGGAATTCTCGGATCCGATGTGTGTTGGCCCGGTAGATTACGAATATGACTGTGAAAGGCGAGCCCGGTTTTTGGCCGAAAGCTACGGGGGTAAGTTGAATCGTGGCTTCTCCGAGATACTGACGGGGTTAACCAAGGCATACACGGCGCTTCGGGAAAGTGCTGCGAAATTCGATAACATCGTACTTTGGTTTGAACATGATACTTATGATCAATTCATACTGATTTTTCTGCTGAGTCAGTATCATCGGTATGGTTTGCCGAAGTATCTCTGGCTTGTGACTACAAATACGTTTCCTGGCAGTGTTCGTTTTCAAGGACTAGGTCAATTGCCGCCGGAAGGTTTACGTGTGCTCTGGCAGGGTAGACAGCTCATTACGGCGCACCATTGCCAGGAAGCGGATCAACACTGGCAGGCATTTGCCAATCCGAATCGAGAGGTGTTCCATCAATACGTGCACACTCTCTCAACTTGTTTGTTGCCCTATTTTAAAACTGCTGCGTTGCGCCAAACACAGGAACAACCCATTCAACCAAATGAACTTCCATTAACACAGCAGATAACAATTGATCTCTTGTCTACCACTACACCACAACGAGCCGGGTGGTTGTTCAGAACACTGACGGAACAAAAAGAACCTTTACCGTTTCTGGGTGATCTGATGTACTGGCATATCTTACAGCAGATGAGAGAAAAGGGACTGATTCGTTTTGTCGATGAACCTGAGCACTGGCCGGACACGCTGGTGGCGCTTTCGTGA
- a CDS encoding MFS transporter yields the protein MLKLLSTKKLPTNHPLTYLFLAFMTMTGLSYINFLPALVNALAGDIGFDEAEAGQIVALNSYGGLLGSTLAIFMVRKFRWEPAMFLSLMALALIDVITISTGASGPGHYHLMLGMRFLAGVSGGLSLGIGFAVLARLQNPDRAFGTLLFVQFIIGSIVIYGLPALEAQLNVYAVFYVMVSFVMFSLACLPFLPPLHLNKQTSQQQANTRTSFFSTSGTNTLLLMLAIITYQIAASAIWAYVGLIGLNANINNDDVSTYIATTGLLGLFGAMLPIISGKLFGRLYWVVSGVTLSVVSALVLSFYQLTPRLYIGAMSLLFFAWPAVQSYLLAVTAELDASGKLSTVAAVISSIGLATGPLISSGLLREGDFSPMLYSSAALFILCAILLYKPVKTQDQLLRPTIRNTNFSAATNHFDQCTHLSGEMTK from the coding sequence ATGTTAAAACTCCTATCAACCAAAAAGCTGCCGACTAACCACCCGCTTACTTATCTTTTCCTGGCATTTATGACGATGACAGGACTTTCGTATATTAATTTCCTGCCGGCACTTGTGAATGCTCTGGCAGGAGACATCGGCTTTGATGAGGCGGAAGCCGGCCAAATCGTGGCACTCAACAGCTATGGCGGCCTCCTGGGCAGCACACTCGCAATTTTTATGGTGCGCAAATTTCGTTGGGAGCCCGCAATGTTTTTATCCCTGATGGCATTAGCGCTGATAGATGTCATTACGATATCGACTGGTGCTTCGGGACCAGGGCACTACCACCTTATGCTGGGCATGCGCTTTCTGGCGGGCGTTTCCGGTGGCCTGAGCCTGGGCATTGGTTTTGCTGTGCTTGCCAGATTGCAGAACCCTGACAGAGCCTTTGGCACGCTGTTATTTGTTCAGTTTATCATCGGTTCCATTGTTATCTATGGGTTGCCCGCGCTTGAAGCACAACTGAATGTGTATGCTGTTTTCTATGTGATGGTGAGCTTCGTCATGTTTAGCCTCGCCTGTCTACCGTTTTTGCCTCCCCTACACCTGAACAAGCAGACTTCACAGCAACAGGCGAATACACGCACTTCATTCTTTTCAACTTCGGGAACGAATACCCTGCTGCTGATGCTAGCGATTATCACCTACCAAATCGCCGCCAGTGCGATTTGGGCTTATGTCGGGCTAATTGGTCTGAATGCCAACATCAATAACGACGATGTTAGTACGTACATCGCCACGACGGGGCTATTGGGACTCTTCGGCGCTATGTTACCGATCATCAGCGGTAAGCTTTTTGGTCGCCTGTATTGGGTGGTCTCGGGCGTAACGTTGTCAGTGGTGTCCGCGTTAGTGCTGAGTTTTTATCAACTCACGCCACGACTCTACATCGGTGCGATGTCGTTGCTATTTTTCGCCTGGCCGGCGGTGCAGTCGTATTTACTGGCTGTCACGGCCGAACTGGACGCGAGTGGCAAGCTCTCTACCGTTGCGGCGGTAATTTCTTCTATTGGTCTGGCTACCGGGCCGTTGATCTCTTCCGGGCTACTGAGGGAGGGTGATTTTTCCCCGATGCTCTACAGCTCCGCCGCCCTATTCATACTGTGCGCCATTTTACTGTACAAGCCGGTCAAGACACAGGACCAATTACTCAGACCCACAATCCGGAACACAAACTTTTCCGCCGCAACTAACCACTTTGACCAATGTACGCACTTATCCGGTGAGATGACCAAATGA
- a CDS encoding VWA domain-containing protein, whose amino-acid sequence MISLNKNQIIDLSKLAAKELADKNLSGVNANVAVVLDVSKSMHPLYKDGTVQNTLDRLLALAMKIDDDQQIDAYVFGTTACALNPLTLDDVEGYVEREIVAKHKINQATKYATAIELIQKQYFGQKKPTFVIFITDGDNSDKAETKRWLVQICREPIFWQFVGIGKEEFKFLTRLDDLPGRAIDNAGFMHVNDLTQISDSELYSRLLGEFPQWHEEIQRRVLKQRPDSV is encoded by the coding sequence ATGATCAGTTTAAACAAAAACCAAATTATTGACCTGAGTAAACTTGCAGCGAAAGAACTGGCGGATAAGAATCTGTCCGGTGTGAATGCCAATGTCGCGGTCGTGCTTGATGTTTCCAAATCCATGCATCCTTTATACAAAGACGGCACGGTGCAAAACACACTTGATCGTTTGCTCGCGTTGGCAATGAAAATTGACGATGACCAGCAAATTGATGCTTACGTCTTCGGAACCACAGCCTGTGCCCTGAATCCTTTGACCCTTGACGACGTTGAAGGCTATGTGGAACGGGAGATTGTCGCGAAACACAAAATTAACCAAGCCACCAAATATGCAACAGCAATTGAGTTAATACAAAAGCAATATTTTGGACAGAAGAAACCCACATTCGTGATTTTTATCACCGATGGCGACAATTCCGACAAAGCCGAGACGAAAAGATGGCTGGTTCAGATTTGTAGAGAACCCATTTTTTGGCAATTTGTCGGGATAGGGAAAGAAGAATTCAAATTTTTAACGCGCTTGGATGATTTGCCCGGAAGAGCCATCGACAATGCCGGATTTATGCATGTAAATGACTTAACCCAAATATCAGATTCCGAGCTGTATTCGCGACTGCTAGGTGAATTCCCTCAATGGCATGAGGAAATTCAACGACGGGTATTAAAACAGCGGCCAGACAGTGTATAG
- a CDS encoding methyl-accepting chemotaxis protein, with product MKIRQLFIYIFGGAILLSLVNFGIALYLQSQMENFSTAADVRYQSYQRADELRQSSDDLTRLARTYVVTGDEKYKKMYEAVLDIRNGVKPRPEAYHLIYWDLVLNTGDKPKPDGKTVPLQKMMVELNFSEQEFGLLKEAQANSDGLVNLEVEAMKSAAKGDLDTARTLMHGAKYHQEKAKIMKPIDSFFTSLEQRTLKNVTDIQNAVSRSIFLLVLCLVALVCLSIIGYLLIVKRVERPVNDLSNLVQHVQDNLDLTQESKYQSKDEIGVLASGFNTLILSFRDILSETKNIVTRVDLESQQTASRTSQCHDRLSRQMQETDMVATAATEMTAAMNEIASSTATAKDSANNASDLAAAGNQSGEVSLQSMNSLQSYIRRSSESVNVLETEFKQIESVLGVIKNIAEQTNLLALNAAIEAARAGDQGRGFAVVADEVRTLAQRTQESTGEIESMMERLSKGVSNTVESMGRGLSEVDTTRDSVAKTIDLLRTINDSVDTLNGLSMQVASATEEQSATIGTIDESIGAVRDLTQDTMGDMDVLAENSRELSKLVEGLNQKITVFRVA from the coding sequence ATGAAGATTCGACAATTATTTATTTATATTTTTGGCGGTGCAATTTTATTGTCACTCGTGAACTTCGGTATTGCGCTGTACTTGCAATCACAAATGGAGAATTTCAGTACAGCTGCGGATGTTCGATATCAGTCTTATCAAAGGGCGGACGAGCTCAGACAAAGCTCGGATGACCTAACCCGCCTGGCGAGAACCTACGTGGTTACGGGCGATGAAAAATACAAAAAAATGTATGAAGCGGTGCTGGATATCCGTAATGGTGTGAAGCCGCGCCCTGAAGCATACCACCTGATTTATTGGGATTTGGTGTTGAATACGGGCGATAAGCCAAAGCCCGATGGCAAGACCGTACCGCTGCAAAAAATGATGGTCGAACTTAATTTCAGTGAGCAGGAGTTCGGGTTGCTCAAAGAGGCACAAGCCAACTCGGATGGACTGGTCAATCTTGAAGTGGAAGCGATGAAATCGGCTGCCAAAGGTGACCTGGATACCGCGAGAACCCTGATGCATGGCGCAAAGTACCATCAGGAAAAGGCGAAGATTATGAAGCCCATTGACTCATTCTTCACTTCGCTGGAACAGCGTACATTGAAAAACGTAACAGACATTCAGAATGCCGTCAGTCGCTCGATATTTTTATTGGTTCTTTGTTTGGTGGCACTGGTGTGTTTGTCAATTATCGGGTACTTGTTGATCGTGAAACGCGTCGAAAGGCCTGTGAATGATTTATCCAATCTGGTGCAGCATGTTCAGGACAACCTGGATCTCACTCAGGAATCAAAATACCAGAGCAAAGACGAAATCGGCGTACTGGCCAGTGGGTTTAACACTTTAATACTCAGCTTTCGTGACATATTGAGTGAAACGAAAAACATTGTCACGCGAGTAGATCTTGAGTCGCAGCAGACAGCATCGCGAACATCACAATGCCATGACCGCCTGAGTCGGCAAATGCAGGAAACGGATATGGTTGCAACTGCGGCCACTGAAATGACTGCGGCAATGAATGAAATTGCCTCATCGACTGCGACTGCGAAAGATAGCGCCAATAATGCTTCTGATCTCGCGGCAGCAGGCAATCAATCCGGAGAAGTATCGTTGCAAAGTATGAATTCATTGCAAAGTTATATTCGTCGTTCTTCCGAGTCCGTAAATGTGCTGGAAACTGAATTTAAACAAATAGAAAGCGTACTGGGGGTTATCAAAAATATCGCAGAGCAAACTAACTTGCTCGCCTTGAATGCCGCGATAGAAGCCGCCCGTGCTGGCGATCAGGGCAGGGGGTTTGCGGTGGTGGCAGATGAAGTCCGCACGCTCGCACAACGAACGCAGGAATCGACCGGTGAAATCGAGTCAATGATGGAGCGTTTGAGCAAAGGCGTGAGCAACACCGTAGAGTCAATGGGCAGGGGACTGTCTGAAGTTGACACGACGCGGGATTCTGTTGCGAAAACGATCGATTTACTGCGCACAATCAATGATAGTGTGGACACCCTGAATGGACTCAGTATGCAAGTTGCTTCGGCTACAGAAGAGCAATCTGCCACGATTGGAACGATAGACGAAAGTATTGGCGCCGTTCGTGATCTGACTCAGGATACCATGGGTGATATGGATGTGCTTGCTGAAAATTCCCGAGAATTGTCCAAGTTGGTTGAGGGATTAAATCAGAAAATTACAGTCTTCCGTGTTGCATAA
- a CDS encoding LysR family transcriptional regulator — MDKLRSLEMFLATCDGGSFAAAARICNSDPSTVSKAIGRLEAQLGLTLFQRSTRQLRITQAGQRYADTVRKMIQDLTTCEDELKHLNDSPCGTLKINSAVCYGHLYLRPLLKAFCKQYPDIKLELEINDLHIDIIENDIDIALRTGFVKDSRLVARCVSPMDFLICASPEYLEAHGTPSHAEAFHEHSWIGFRIKETQQLQPIFLPDLDGVYGPFELTRSHITDDGEAMAHMCIDGLGFAQIPHFLAKQGLESGELVSIYPSFRPPHPDSGVFAIYPKREYLPAKVRVFIDFLIHSLAKMDESATHTWAEKWTPLIEFEHSGS, encoded by the coding sequence ATGGATAAACTCAGATCATTAGAAATGTTCCTGGCCACGTGTGATGGCGGGAGTTTTGCGGCTGCGGCGAGGATTTGTAACAGTGATCCTTCAACTGTCAGCAAGGCCATTGGTCGACTTGAGGCACAGCTTGGTTTGACCCTCTTTCAGCGTTCGACTCGACAATTGCGCATCACCCAGGCCGGTCAACGTTATGCCGACACCGTGCGCAAGATGATTCAGGATCTCACCACCTGTGAAGATGAGCTGAAGCATTTGAATGATTCACCTTGCGGCACACTGAAAATCAATTCTGCGGTATGTTACGGACACCTTTATCTTCGCCCCCTGCTAAAGGCGTTTTGTAAACAGTATCCTGACATCAAGCTGGAGCTTGAGATTAATGATTTACACATCGATATCATCGAGAATGATATTGATATCGCGTTAAGAACCGGGTTTGTGAAAGACAGCCGCTTGGTGGCGCGCTGCGTGAGCCCGATGGACTTTCTTATTTGCGCGTCGCCGGAGTATCTGGAAGCCCACGGCACGCCATCTCATGCTGAAGCGTTCCATGAACACAGCTGGATTGGCTTTCGGATCAAAGAAACTCAGCAGCTCCAGCCCATTTTTCTGCCAGATTTGGACGGTGTTTATGGCCCTTTCGAATTGACGCGCAGTCATATTACCGATGATGGCGAGGCAATGGCACATATGTGCATTGATGGGCTGGGGTTTGCCCAAATACCTCATTTCCTCGCGAAACAAGGCTTGGAAAGTGGAGAACTTGTGTCAATCTACCCCAGTTTCAGGCCGCCCCATCCGGACAGTGGTGTCTTCGCGATCTATCCCAAGCGTGAGTATTTACCCGCCAAGGTCAGGGTGTTTATTGACTTTCTGATCCACTCACTGGCTAAAATGGATGAGAGTGCGACACACACGTGGGCTGAGAAATGGACTCCTTTGATTGAATTCGAGCATTCAGGGTCATAA
- a CDS encoding pyridoxamine 5'-phosphate oxidase family protein: protein MGQQYSELSEKHITFISRQKVFFVGTATGDSRVNISPKGMDSLKIIDDKCLVWLNVTGSGNETAAHVQVDPRMTIMFTAFEGNPMILRIYGTAEAIHQNDENWDELYSLFNPLPGARQIFKVSIEMVQTSCGMAVPYFDYSGERNQLKEWAEKKGNEGIREYWRNKNQESIDGIPTNILEKNV, encoded by the coding sequence ATGGGACAGCAATACTCGGAATTGTCCGAAAAACACATCACATTCATTTCCCGGCAAAAAGTATTTTTTGTTGGGACAGCTACCGGAGACAGCAGGGTTAATATTTCCCCTAAGGGTATGGACTCGTTGAAAATAATCGACGATAAATGTTTGGTTTGGTTAAACGTCACCGGTAGCGGAAATGAAACCGCTGCCCATGTGCAAGTTGATCCCAGAATGACGATTATGTTTACGGCATTCGAAGGAAATCCAATGATTCTTCGTATTTATGGCACTGCTGAAGCCATACATCAGAATGATGAAAACTGGGATGAACTATACAGTCTGTTCAACCCACTTCCCGGCGCAAGACAAATATTCAAAGTATCAATAGAAATGGTTCAAACATCCTGCGGGATGGCAGTACCCTATTTTGATTACTCCGGTGAGCGCAATCAACTCAAGGAGTGGGCAGAAAAAAAAGGCAATGAAGGTATTCGAGAATACTGGAGGAATAAAAACCAAGAAAGTATTGATGGAATTCCAACAAATATTTTGGAAAAAAACGTTTAA
- a CDS encoding P-loop NTPase family protein encodes MKKVAVFGNTGGGKSTLAKQLASATGLPLFALDKIKFQPGGAEVPHEEYLRVHSELLKQDEWIIDGFGCVPSTWKRIALADTLIYIDLPLVTHGWWVTKRLFKGAFVNPEGWPEDSPILQGTRNSFNVLWLCHRKLTPAYRRLVADSKDSKLVYHLKSPRDIRRFLASVL; translated from the coding sequence ATGAAAAAAGTAGCCGTATTTGGTAATACCGGCGGCGGTAAATCAACTTTGGCGAAACAACTTGCAAGCGCCACTGGATTGCCGCTGTTCGCCCTCGATAAAATAAAATTCCAACCCGGTGGCGCGGAAGTGCCCCATGAAGAATATCTCCGCGTTCATTCCGAGTTGTTAAAACAGGATGAGTGGATCATCGATGGCTTTGGCTGCGTACCCTCCACATGGAAACGTATCGCCCTTGCCGACACACTGATCTACATCGATCTGCCGTTGGTCACCCACGGCTGGTGGGTAACTAAACGGTTGTTCAAAGGCGCGTTCGTCAACCCGGAAGGCTGGCCTGAAGACAGCCCGATTCTGCAGGGAACCCGCAACAGCTTTAACGTGTTGTGGTTATGTCACCGGAAACTGACGCCTGCCTATCGGCGGCTTGTTGCAGATTCAAAAGATTCGAAATTGGTTTACCATTTGAAATCCCCTCGGGATATACGGCGGTTTTTGGCTTCTGTTCTCTAG
- a CDS encoding SEC-C metal-binding domain-containing protein yields MVHGNKELVEKLGRNDPCPCGSRRLF; encoded by the coding sequence GTGGTCCACGGTAACAAAGAGCTTGTCGAGAAATTGGGGAGAAATGATCCCTGTCCCTGTGGTTCCAGGAGGTTATTTTAA
- a CDS encoding GNAT family N-acetyltransferase, whose protein sequence is MVIEFVRLNLISCADIVRLHNDQQVLRHLPLAGEKFDIATSRKWIESKEQQWREHGIGPLAIQIDGQFAGWGGFQMELGNADLALVLFPVYWGKGVVICRMFIRKAFEEYNLESITALLPVSRTKTKGMQRLGFKPEGAVDIEGHQFIRYRLLKKDTRPHAIDEGDM, encoded by the coding sequence ATGGTTATAGAATTTGTTAGGTTAAACCTGATTTCCTGTGCAGATATTGTCAGGTTGCACAATGATCAGCAGGTACTCAGGCATTTGCCTTTGGCCGGTGAAAAATTCGATATTGCCACAAGTCGAAAATGGATTGAAAGCAAAGAACAGCAATGGCGGGAGCATGGCATAGGGCCATTAGCCATTCAAATTGATGGGCAATTTGCTGGTTGGGGCGGTTTTCAAATGGAGCTGGGTAACGCGGATTTGGCTTTGGTTCTGTTTCCTGTTTATTGGGGCAAAGGTGTAGTGATTTGTCGGATGTTTATCCGCAAAGCGTTCGAGGAATACAATTTAGAGTCTATCACGGCGCTCTTGCCGGTGTCCCGAACTAAAACCAAAGGTATGCAACGATTGGGGTTCAAACCGGAAGGCGCGGTCGACATTGAAGGCCATCAATTTATCCGCTATCGATTACTGAAAAAAGATACGCGCCCGCATGCAATCGACGAGGGGGACATGTGA
- a CDS encoding suppressor of fused domain protein, with amino-acid sequence MKLEHNRAAIPTPRMKALYRHFTDKWGEPDHLIWFDPNQATRNCTLKKIHIGAWLADEDCDVNSFVSFGMSETEMGHSGSGKRAELQFAVRGWLSKTEIHEIARFLANVAEYPFMNSLELDWWHSIRDAGSVPCFPKISKILFRPPFTESANASTSYNTEMIKFLFVVPLSEAENQILSTDGPGAYEQYMTDNGFDLLGHK; translated from the coding sequence GTGAAGCTGGAACACAATCGTGCGGCCATTCCAACGCCAAGAATGAAAGCACTGTATCGACATTTCACCGATAAATGGGGTGAGCCCGATCATCTGATCTGGTTCGATCCCAACCAGGCAACTCGAAACTGTACACTTAAGAAAATTCATATTGGTGCGTGGCTTGCCGATGAGGATTGTGATGTTAACTCTTTCGTTAGTTTTGGCATGTCTGAAACTGAAATGGGCCATTCCGGTTCGGGAAAACGAGCGGAGCTTCAATTTGCGGTTCGCGGATGGCTGAGTAAAACGGAAATTCATGAAATCGCCCGTTTCCTGGCCAACGTCGCAGAATACCCGTTTATGAACAGTCTCGAACTCGATTGGTGGCACAGTATCAGAGACGCAGGCAGCGTACCTTGCTTCCCGAAAATAAGTAAAATCCTCTTCCGCCCCCCGTTCACAGAATCCGCAAACGCCAGCACATCTTACAATACCGAAATGATCAAATTCCTGTTTGTAGTTCCACTCTCTGAAGCAGAAAACCAAATCCTGAGCACCGATGGGCCAGGTGCCTATGAGCAATACATGACCGATAATGGATTTGATCTTTTGGGGCATAAGTGA
- a CDS encoding HEAT repeat domain-containing protein, producing the protein MSNPKILRSAFVSLTLIGGSFCLFTSQMVVGIVTLSLGLFSGFLLLTSKGKLNFRKKDLKSRGTEIWLKLNFFIFQRMHDKTLHLKVPQMTDSNLLNMIALRHKSEVTRMDAINNPQLTDSETLKSALSDPNESVRLTAARKLDDDLIWTQLVMDDPHYMVRYFAVEKSTDEATLVKIALHDEDDYIREAALNNLHLKDQSVLERLAQNDHDESIRKLAQSKIERLRL; encoded by the coding sequence ATGTCTAACCCAAAAATACTCCGCAGTGCGTTTGTTTCGCTTACCCTAATCGGGGGCAGCTTTTGCTTGTTTACCAGTCAAATGGTGGTAGGAATAGTCACATTAAGTTTGGGTCTTTTTTCAGGCTTTCTGTTGTTAACCAGTAAGGGTAAACTTAATTTTAGAAAAAAAGACCTCAAAAGTCGGGGTACGGAAATCTGGTTAAAACTGAACTTCTTTATATTTCAGAGAATGCACGATAAAACGTTGCATTTGAAAGTCCCCCAAATGACAGACTCGAACCTGCTCAATATGATTGCGTTGCGGCATAAAAGTGAAGTAACACGTATGGATGCAATTAATAATCCGCAACTCACTGACTCTGAAACGCTTAAGTCAGCCTTATCTGACCCAAATGAAAGTGTTCGACTTACGGCTGCCAGAAAGCTGGATGATGACTTAATTTGGACACAACTCGTTATGGATGATCCCCATTATATGGTGAGATACTTCGCTGTGGAGAAATCAACGGATGAAGCGACCCTTGTTAAGATCGCGCTACATGACGAAGACGACTATATTCGGGAAGCTGCCCTTAACAACCTGCACTTGAAAGACCAAAGTGTATTGGAACGGCTTGCCCAAAATGACCATGATGAAAGCATCCGCAAGTTGGCGCAATCAAAAATAGAGCGTTTGAGGTTGTAA
- a CDS encoding cold shock domain-containing protein, producing MNFKGRLVRWNEERGFGFIKSDSVDEDIFIHISALKNMNRRPVVGDLIYFELAADKNGRKKAVRASIEGVVANVSSPGRRQSFMGSKVFIYVLFAGLVVSGYVIQASSFHFGDLFSTRLNSEPVFQTQPAERNNVNFKCEGKQYCRQMTSCDEALFYLRHCPDVKIDGDGDGIPCESQHC from the coding sequence ATGAACTTTAAGGGTAGATTGGTTCGTTGGAATGAAGAAAGGGGTTTTGGTTTTATCAAATCCGATTCGGTCGATGAAGATATTTTTATTCACATCTCTGCATTGAAAAATATGAACCGAAGGCCGGTGGTGGGTGATTTGATTTACTTCGAGCTGGCAGCTGACAAAAACGGACGGAAAAAAGCAGTTCGCGCAAGCATTGAGGGTGTGGTAGCAAATGTAAGCAGCCCGGGGAGAAGGCAATCCTTTATGGGCAGTAAAGTTTTTATCTATGTTCTTTTTGCCGGTTTGGTGGTTTCGGGTTACGTCATTCAGGCATCTTCGTTCCATTTTGGGGATTTGTTCAGTACGCGTTTAAATAGTGAGCCTGTGTTTCAAACTCAGCCTGCAGAACGTAACAACGTAAACTTCAAATGCGAGGGAAAACAGTATTGCAGGCAGATGACTTCATGTGATGAGGCTCTGTTTTATTTACGACATTGCCCGGATGTAAAAATTGATGGGGATGGAGATGGCATTCCCTGCGAAAGTCAGCATTGTTGA